The following coding sequences are from one Treponema bryantii window:
- a CDS encoding tetratricopeptide repeat protein, producing MILKRKITPYIYIFFFTILFIFSACKNTKNTGNNKKSASIQSHQQELQSLLDSQTFNGKQKYSLIKQIADTLRDEKDYQGLILFLTDWVDNNPDDMYNSYWLLMTADAYLAQGAEPVAEYYFDRILQQCPDLLIKGNSAHFICLQKLIQISKTPSHRIKYFNELISRFPQNVNTTELYLRLALEYQNDSQWSQALKTYSLFLEQPDATTIQIAGEPDAYKNARHLVDFNNSSKDWTFESLSALEEAVKKAIRNYDWRALDRYKAKVNFFSMSWKQDENDANSQEEFSMYSWMRGKRIRYNDALDEASNPNEAYLRTWGWNSYVPVWYLYFRKVDFPLDPDIHGNWEWAGIYLGNKL from the coding sequence ATGATATTAAAAAGAAAAATAACTCCTTATATATATATATTCTTTTTTACTATTCTATTTATATTTTCGGCCTGTAAAAATACTAAAAATACTGGAAACAATAAAAAATCAGCATCCATTCAAAGCCATCAGCAGGAATTGCAGAGCCTTTTAGACTCCCAGACTTTTAATGGAAAGCAGAAATATTCACTTATTAAGCAGATTGCAGACACACTGCGAGATGAAAAGGATTATCAGGGACTTATTCTTTTCCTTACAGATTGGGTAGATAATAATCCGGATGATATGTATAACTCTTACTGGCTTTTGATGACTGCAGATGCTTACCTTGCACAGGGAGCAGAACCAGTTGCAGAATACTATTTTGACCGTATTCTTCAGCAGTGTCCGGATCTTCTTATAAAAGGAAATTCTGCACATTTTATCTGCCTTCAGAAACTGATTCAGATCAGTAAAACACCGTCTCACAGAATAAAATACTTCAACGAGCTTATAAGCCGTTTCCCACAGAATGTAAATACAACAGAACTTTATCTGCGCCTTGCGCTTGAATATCAGAATGACAGTCAGTGGTCTCAGGCACTTAAAACCTACTCCCTCTTCCTTGAACAGCCGGATGCAACTACAATCCAGATTGCAGGAGAGCCTGATGCTTATAAAAATGCCCGCCACCTTGTAGACTTTAATAATTCTTCTAAAGACTGGACTTTTGAAAGCCTTTCTGCTCTTGAAGAAGCAGTTAAGAAAGCTATCAGAAATTATGACTGGCGTGCTCTTGACCGCTATAAGGCAAAAGTAAACTTCTTCTCTATGTCATGGAAGCAGGATGAAAATGACGCTAACTCTCAGGAGGAATTCTCAATGTATTCCTGGATGAGAGGAAAACGCATTCGATATAATGATGCTCTTGATGAAGCCTCTAACCCGAACGAAGCTTACTTAAGAACCTGGGGATGGAACAGTTATGTTCCTGTATGGTATCTGTATTTCCGAAAGGTAGACTTCCCTCTTGATCCTGATATTCACGGTAACTGGGAATGGGCCGGCATTTATCTTGGAAATAAACTGTAA
- a CDS encoding tetratricopeptide repeat protein, whose translation MIKTFWGKTGVLILLAAFIISSPVFSASKKKKKTKEPEPEKIETSAETQTEIDDTSYSIKLPTGKNQRDYFAKVNPDVLNGVQNGSPESIREAMALMRQKGSEYEECEKVLAVVSAEIMKLVWPSEKITWDIPVVSDENPYTGAISSVKQGVFDSSTGNVDFLTILLPALVIVNRASDNSIYEPCENALTSALALQPDSVLANYLMAMLCERQGNFAKAENNLAAAYAGSPKTTEINLAYSRILRANGKLTDASKILNKVDNSSNDLAVLKQNAYISFDAGDYDAAELYVARVIQQTPNDLEFLLFRAKILVEKKDYIHAVSLLDVYARQDSNSIDYLVLRARVQLDWSKNTAAASETVEKALQMYPDNVDALMFAARISSETDSPVAGKYADELAARVLEKKPGNQEAMTYALDGLIHRENWQEAYKASKNLISLGNVSSTVVDKYVTVCIKLGKYNEAYEFAKARYDANPSDEVLLEAYILAYSKVGNRDAVIKYIDSLMNSSSSKVKSYLYYRRSFLQLTEEKSLADLRSSLIANPRNSDALFRLYELYYAKKDYRKAQYYLRQVVAINPNDSSIKKLNEALTKLIQ comes from the coding sequence GTGATAAAAACTTTTTGGGGTAAAACTGGAGTTCTCATATTGCTGGCTGCTTTTATTATAAGCAGTCCGGTTTTTTCTGCTTCAAAAAAGAAGAAGAAAACTAAAGAACCTGAACCGGAAAAGATTGAAACTTCCGCTGAAACTCAAACCGAAATAGATGATACTTCATATTCAATTAAACTTCCTACAGGAAAAAATCAGAGAGATTATTTTGCTAAGGTTAATCCTGATGTGTTGAATGGTGTTCAGAACGGCAGCCCTGAATCTATTCGTGAGGCTATGGCACTTATGCGCCAGAAGGGCAGTGAATACGAAGAATGCGAAAAGGTGCTTGCTGTAGTTTCTGCAGAAATCATGAAACTGGTATGGCCTTCTGAAAAGATTACCTGGGATATTCCTGTAGTTTCAGATGAAAATCCTTATACTGGTGCAATCAGTTCTGTTAAACAGGGTGTTTTTGATTCAAGTACCGGTAATGTTGATTTCCTTACTATTCTCTTGCCTGCACTTGTAATTGTAAATAGAGCTTCTGATAATTCAATTTATGAGCCATGTGAAAATGCATTGACTTCAGCTCTTGCTCTTCAGCCGGATTCTGTTCTTGCAAACTATCTGATGGCTATGCTCTGTGAGAGACAGGGAAATTTTGCAAAAGCAGAAAATAATCTTGCGGCTGCTTATGCAGGTTCTCCAAAGACGACAGAAATAAATCTTGCATATTCGAGAATATTACGTGCAAATGGAAAATTGACAGATGCATCAAAGATCTTAAATAAAGTCGATAATTCTTCAAATGATTTGGCTGTGCTAAAGCAGAATGCATATATTTCTTTTGATGCGGGTGATTATGACGCTGCAGAGTTGTATGTTGCAAGAGTAATTCAGCAGACTCCTAATGATCTTGAGTTCCTGCTTTTCCGTGCAAAGATTCTTGTTGAAAAGAAAGATTATATTCATGCTGTTTCTTTGCTTGATGTTTATGCTAGACAGGACAGTAATTCTATAGATTATCTAGTTCTTCGTGCACGCGTTCAGCTTGACTGGAGTAAAAATACAGCAGCCGCTTCTGAGACTGTAGAAAAGGCACTTCAGATGTATCCGGATAATGTTGATGCACTTATGTTTGCAGCCCGTATTTCTTCAGAAACTGATTCTCCTGTTGCCGGCAAATATGCAGATGAACTTGCTGCCCGCGTGCTTGAGAAAAAGCCTGGAAATCAGGAAGCAATGACTTATGCACTGGACGGTCTTATTCACCGTGAAAACTGGCAGGAAGCCTATAAGGCAAGTAAGAATCTTATTTCTCTGGGAAATGTAAGTTCTACTGTTGTTGATAAATATGTCACAGTCTGTATAAAGCTTGGAAAATATAATGAAGCTTATGAATTTGCAAAAGCCCGCTATGATGCAAATCCATCAGATGAAGTTCTGCTTGAAGCCTATATCCTCGCTTACAGCAAGGTAGGTAACAGAGATGCTGTCATTAAGTATATTGATTCATTGATGAACAGTTCGTCTTCAAAAGTAAAAAGTTACCTTTACTATAGAAGAAGTTTTCTCCAGCTTACAGAAGAAAAATCCCTTGCAGATCTTCGTTCAAGTCTGATTGCAAATCCTCGTAACAGCGATGCCCTTTTCCGTCTGTATGAACTTTATTATGCAAAGAAAGATTACCGCAAGGCACAGTATTATCTGCGTCAGGTAGTTGCCATAAATCCTAATGATTCTTCTATTAAAAAGCTGAACGAAGCTTTAACAAAACTCATTCAATAA
- a CDS encoding lytic transglycosylase domain-containing protein — protein sequence MKKILTAFAVLLVCFSLFADGAVEEPDKNSESTETAETTAPQPLSFTEEPLEEEVVEDEAFLELLKTALLPEITPINIIEEKHTHTPLSFISDEEIEKPQVEAFRKMYLSPKWSALLRGYLESAMEYRLYVRKAVSDKQMPEMLEYLPVVESNYKTNAKSRSGAIGMWQFMANSVWPFLTLNDFVDERLDPWKSTDAALKKLTDNYNIFNDWLLAIGAYNCGVGAMNRAIKKAGGVKDFWYLAEHGYLSKQTADYVPKLIAIADLAINSQYYGIDIPDHKEEYEILENEKNGNFDYVTVKKAYSLNQLAQEMRMDAATIKRLNPSYTLGMTHPSKASEIRLPLGMKESAEDALANMKPVDFPLKYTVVAGDSLWSISRKYKTTVSAICELNGIKENAILKIGKILYIPSK from the coding sequence ATGAAAAAAATACTCACTGCCTTTGCTGTACTTCTTGTTTGTTTCTCATTATTTGCTGATGGCGCAGTGGAAGAACCTGATAAAAACTCTGAAAGTACCGAAACCGCAGAAACCACTGCCCCCCAGCCCCTTTCTTTTACAGAAGAACCTTTAGAAGAAGAGGTTGTTGAGGACGAAGCCTTTCTTGAACTTTTGAAAACCGCCCTTCTGCCCGAAATAACTCCAATCAATATAATAGAAGAAAAACACACTCATACACCGCTTTCATTTATTTCTGATGAAGAAATTGAAAAGCCTCAGGTAGAAGCCTTCCGCAAAATGTATCTTTCTCCAAAATGGAGTGCTCTATTACGCGGATATCTTGAAAGTGCTATGGAATACCGCCTTTATGTGCGTAAAGCCGTCAGCGACAAACAGATGCCAGAAATGCTTGAATACTTACCGGTTGTAGAATCAAATTACAAGACAAATGCAAAATCCCGTTCTGGCGCAATCGGCATGTGGCAGTTTATGGCTAACAGCGTATGGCCGTTTCTTACTCTAAATGATTTTGTAGATGAACGCCTGGATCCGTGGAAATCTACGGATGCGGCCCTTAAAAAGCTCACAGATAATTATAATATTTTCAACGACTGGTTACTGGCAATCGGTGCTTATAACTGCGGGGTTGGCGCAATGAACCGGGCAATTAAAAAGGCCGGTGGAGTAAAAGATTTCTGGTATCTGGCAGAGCACGGCTATCTTTCAAAACAGACTGCAGATTATGTTCCAAAGCTTATAGCAATTGCAGACCTTGCAATCAACAGTCAGTATTACGGAATTGATATTCCGGATCATAAAGAAGAATACGAAATTCTTGAAAACGAAAAAAACGGAAACTTTGATTACGTTACCGTAAAAAAAGCCTATTCTTTGAATCAGCTTGCACAGGAAATGAGAATGGATGCTGCAACAATCAAAAGATTGAATCCTTCCTACACTCTTGGAATGACACATCCTTCAAAAGCAAGCGAAATCCGACTTCCGCTTGGCATGAAAGAGTCTGCAGAAGATGCACTGGCAAACATGAAGCCGGTTGATTTCCCTCTTAAGTACACTGTAGTTGCCGGTGATTCACTCTGGTCAATTTCAAGAAAATACAAGACAACAGTTTCTGCAATCTGTGAACTCAACGGTATTAAAGAAAACGCAATTCTTAAAATTGGAAAAATACTTTATATTCCCTCAAAATAA
- a CDS encoding diguanylate cyclase domain-containing protein has translation MRIGLVIDYVVSEYAERIIRGVSLACQEKDAELVVFSIGQIQSITNAFDYQNVAVSSFVSSKNLDGVIFISGAIMQSQNKSEVASYIKAFKPLPVANISMEISGIPSVIVDNEEAYDSILTELVKRQRCHKFGILSVRGNSSEIKNRLKNIKAALSNLGVSEDDISVWKSTLSYTPALEDLRAIYKEIGVFDYDTLICMNDEMAFAAMDFCSEIGLKVPDDVIVVGFDNLINSDTCIPTLTTIKQNFEGQGYLAGMNLIKEIYGKAADKLSVITAIPVMRESSRRVPYDKTAPHARSFEFESDENKPYLRTNSGTEWYRKKGEFYQTTNFYTQMQSDMTYDQLRNRINDDVRSFGITACAVVLYDKPIEAAVPFDYFHLPKNAHLFAGFDNKTGFDSTVEKKIIKCNPKEQMLPDGIISIDHDGVLVFALFHSTLQYGYIILRPGSYDSIIYDLFVKLLSSTIASVYSFSLAHSETSRVRKKIDELDLIASTDELTGLYNRRGFYSYGETTLKFAKAMGQSGIMLYCDMDGLKKINDDYGHEEGDRAIIAESIILKSNFRSNDIIARIGGDEFAILCPGLTKQALKHIRAQIDEDCRMWSGGNEVGFSLSISMGYVAYPSQKMGYKITPLLSEADSIMYMEKRSKKLKKVEQLVEVVEESSEIYSEDD, from the coding sequence ATGAGAATAGGGCTTGTAATAGATTATGTAGTTTCGGAATATGCTGAGCGTATAATCCGGGGTGTTTCGCTCGCCTGTCAGGAAAAAGACGCTGAGCTTGTTGTATTCTCAATTGGTCAAATTCAGAGTATAACCAATGCATTTGACTATCAGAATGTAGCAGTATCTTCCTTTGTATCTTCAAAAAATCTCGATGGTGTAATTTTTATTTCTGGCGCCATCATGCAGTCTCAAAATAAATCAGAAGTTGCTTCGTACATAAAGGCTTTTAAGCCTCTTCCTGTTGCAAATATATCAATGGAAATATCAGGCATTCCTTCAGTTATTGTTGATAATGAGGAAGCTTATGATTCAATTCTTACAGAACTGGTAAAACGACAGAGATGTCACAAATTTGGAATTCTTAGCGTACGGGGAAATTCTTCAGAAATCAAAAATCGTCTCAAAAATATAAAAGCTGCACTTTCAAACCTTGGTGTTAGCGAAGATGATATTTCTGTATGGAAATCAACCTTAAGCTATACTCCGGCTCTTGAAGATCTTCGTGCAATTTATAAAGAAATTGGAGTTTTCGACTATGATACTTTAATCTGTATGAATGATGAAATGGCTTTTGCAGCTATGGATTTCTGCAGTGAAATAGGATTAAAGGTTCCTGATGATGTAATAGTTGTAGGCTTTGACAATCTTATAAATTCTGATACCTGTATACCAACCCTTACTACTATTAAACAGAATTTTGAAGGGCAGGGATATCTTGCAGGAATGAATCTTATTAAAGAGATTTATGGAAAAGCTGCAGATAAGCTATCTGTGATAACTGCAATTCCTGTTATGCGTGAATCCAGCCGGCGTGTTCCTTATGATAAGACTGCTCCTCATGCAAGAAGTTTTGAATTTGAATCTGATGAAAATAAACCTTATTTAAGAACTAACTCTGGTACTGAGTGGTATAGAAAAAAAGGAGAATTCTATCAGACAACAAATTTCTATACACAAATGCAGTCTGATATGACTTATGACCAGCTGCGTAACAGAATCAATGATGATGTCCGTTCTTTTGGAATAACTGCCTGTGCAGTTGTGCTTTATGATAAACCGATTGAAGCTGCAGTTCCTTTTGATTATTTCCATCTTCCAAAAAATGCACATCTTTTTGCAGGTTTTGATAATAAGACTGGTTTTGATTCTACAGTAGAGAAAAAGATAATTAAGTGTAATCCAAAAGAGCAGATGCTTCCTGATGGAATAATCAGTATTGATCATGACGGAGTATTAGTATTTGCTCTTTTCCATAGTACCCTGCAGTATGGATACATTATCCTTCGTCCGGGTAGCTATGACAGTATTATTTATGATCTTTTTGTAAAACTTTTGTCTTCGACAATTGCTTCTGTTTATTCGTTCTCGCTTGCTCATAGTGAAACTTCCCGTGTACGCAAAAAGATTGATGAACTTGATCTTATTGCAAGTACTGATGAGTTGACTGGCCTTTACAACAGACGCGGTTTTTATTCCTATGGCGAGACTACACTCAAATTTGCTAAAGCAATGGGCCAGAGCGGAATAATGCTTTATTGTGATATGGATGGCCTTAAGAAAATAAATGATGATTATGGCCATGAAGAAGGGGATAGGGCAATTATTGCAGAATCAATAATTCTCAAGAGTAATTTCCGTTCCAATGATATTATTGCCCGAATCGGTGGTGATGAGTTTGCAATTCTCTGTCCGGGACTTACAAAGCAGGCTTTAAAACATATTCGTGCACAGATTGATGAAGACTGCCGGATGTGGTCTGGTGGTAATGAAGTAGGATTCTCGCTTTCAATCAGTATGGGCTATGTTGCTTATCCATCTCAAAAAATGGGCTATAAAATTACCCCGCTTTTAAGCGAGGCAGATTCCATTATGTATATGGAAAAGCGTTCTAAAAAATTAAAGAAGGTTGAACAGCTGGTAGAAGTTGTAGAAGAATCTTCAGAAATCTATTCAGAAGATGACTAG
- a CDS encoding ATP-dependent helicase encodes MPENNYLDSLNEEQRAAVVHEGSPLLILAGAGSGKTRVITTKIAYLIKEKNIDPWSILSVTFTKKAANEMRERAVAIDERAADAKIQTFHSFGAWFLRKYAEHAGLEPSFTVYDDDDVATLIKKAEPSLSTKEIRTAAHQISLAKDYCLTPEDDLSIIGSEFDLSDIYSKYQKRLRATGNADFGDLIMLPVQILEAYEEIADYIHNRFKVIMVDEYQDSNIAQYRLLQALSGVKQGSNTYVCVVGDDDQSIYKFRGAEVENILTFPEKFSGTEIIKLERNYRSTANILNAAGLVVKKNHHGSLEKTLVADREGGGKPVLAFLPDQNAEATFTADLVMKSLAGGAKYSDWAILYRTNAQSLGFEKEFLHRKIPYVVVGSLKFYEREEIKDALAYISFFANHKDEISFRRIINKPTRGIGDKTQDKLMESAVSLNPDGVPVFSDLLENLKNQQPSLSKKASEGASAFIKLFDTLSGCFDENKPLSDFIERVIRDSSLDEYHKAGDEIEGTTRVQNLQELVNTAVPYKCTMEGLLQFLDAINLDRTLDAENQAVGDNAVTLITLHNTKGLEYNKVIITGLEEGVFPRMEKTGAELEEERRLFYVGITRARDELYVTSTAKRCLYGRWDFMRPSPFIKEAAEAFTVIGQAPFGFSVRKTSPYGQFGRDASAFSNTSDDTSEDDALVSKWKKGTHVYHDDYGDGAVVAAYSNSGEYVIEVQFANGGKKKFLPKYQAKSLQVIKD; translated from the coding sequence ATGCCAGAAAATAACTATCTCGACTCACTAAACGAAGAACAGAGAGCTGCCGTTGTACACGAGGGCTCTCCTCTTTTAATTCTTGCGGGTGCCGGTTCCGGAAAAACCCGTGTAATTACTACTAAGATTGCGTATCTTATTAAAGAAAAGAATATAGATCCATGGAGTATTCTGTCGGTAACCTTTACTAAAAAGGCTGCCAATGAAATGCGTGAACGTGCAGTTGCAATTGATGAACGTGCTGCCGATGCAAAAATCCAGACCTTCCACTCTTTTGGTGCCTGGTTCCTTCGTAAATATGCCGAGCACGCAGGCCTTGAACCATCCTTTACTGTTTATGATGATGATGACGTTGCGACTCTTATAAAAAAAGCAGAACCTTCGCTTTCTACAAAAGAAATAAGAACAGCAGCTCATCAGATTTCGCTGGCAAAAGATTACTGTCTTACTCCAGAGGATGATTTAAGCATTATTGGAAGTGAGTTTGACCTCAGCGATATCTATTCTAAATATCAGAAACGACTTCGCGCCACAGGTAATGCTGATTTTGGTGACCTCATTATGCTGCCGGTTCAAATTCTTGAAGCGTATGAGGAAATTGCTGATTATATTCACAACCGATTTAAAGTAATTATGGTTGATGAGTATCAGGACTCGAATATTGCACAATATCGGCTTTTGCAGGCTCTTTCGGGAGTTAAGCAGGGAAGTAATACCTATGTCTGCGTAGTAGGTGATGATGACCAGTCTATCTATAAATTCCGCGGAGCTGAGGTAGAAAATATTCTGACCTTCCCGGAAAAGTTCTCGGGAACAGAAATCATTAAGCTTGAGAGGAACTATCGTTCCACAGCGAATATATTAAACGCGGCAGGTCTTGTCGTAAAAAAGAATCATCATGGAAGCCTTGAAAAAACTTTGGTTGCAGATCGTGAGGGTGGTGGAAAGCCTGTGCTTGCTTTTCTGCCAGATCAGAATGCTGAGGCTACCTTTACGGCAGATCTTGTAATGAAATCACTTGCCGGAGGCGCAAAGTATTCTGATTGGGCTATTCTTTACCGTACAAATGCTCAGTCTCTTGGCTTTGAAAAAGAGTTCCTGCATAGAAAGATTCCTTATGTCGTTGTAGGTTCTCTAAAATTCTACGAGCGTGAAGAAATCAAAGATGCTTTAGCCTACATTTCTTTTTTTGCAAATCATAAGGATGAAATCTCATTCCGTCGTATTATCAACAAACCAACTCGCGGAATAGGTGACAAAACTCAGGATAAACTTATGGAAAGTGCCGTTAGTCTTAATCCTGATGGTGTGCCTGTTTTTTCGGATCTGCTTGAAAATCTGAAGAATCAGCAGCCATCACTTTCTAAAAAAGCGTCAGAAGGTGCTTCTGCATTTATTAAACTGTTTGATACCCTTTCGGGCTGTTTTGATGAAAATAAACCGCTTTCAGATTTTATTGAACGGGTAATTCGCGATTCAAGTCTTGATGAATATCACAAAGCTGGTGACGAAATAGAAGGAACCACTCGAGTTCAAAACCTTCAGGAACTTGTAAATACTGCAGTTCCGTACAAATGCACAATGGAAGGACTTCTTCAGTTCCTTGATGCAATTAACCTGGACCGTACGCTTGATGCTGAAAATCAGGCTGTAGGAGACAATGCAGTTACCCTCATCACCCTCCATAACACAAAAGGTCTGGAGTACAACAAGGTCATCATAACTGGTCTTGAAGAAGGTGTATTCCCACGAATGGAAAAGACAGGGGCAGAACTTGAAGAAGAACGCCGTCTTTTCTACGTTGGAATTACCCGTGCCCGCGATGAACTTTATGTGACCTCGACTGCAAAACGCTGTCTTTATGGCCGCTGGGATTTTATGCGTCCAAGTCCGTTCATAAAAGAAGCAGCCGAGGCATTTACAGTAATAGGTCAGGCTCCTTTCGGCTTTTCAGTAAGGAAAACTTCGCCTTATGGTCAATTCGGCCGCGATGCATCAGCCTTTTCGAATACTTCAGATGATACTTCCGAAGATGATGCACTGGTATCAAAATGGAAAAAGGGAACACATGTCTATCATGATGATTATGGTGATGGTGCTGTAGTTGCTGCTTATTCAAATTCCGGCGAGTATGTAATAGAAGTTCAGTTTGCAAATGGCGGAAAAAAGAAGTTTTTGCCGAAATATCAGGCAAAATCGCTGCAGGTAATAAAAGATTAG
- a CDS encoding OmpA family protein, whose protein sequence is MSKTFTALAGVILFAFSPLSAQAAQQYDTKIEAISSINWITKEFATNISLDANKANIQMPSGKKVASTYIKSKMLPLIQPPLLSLFENSENDLSEAVINEDLSLDQVYSFIMGGHKTPDVFSKDLKYLNTTNTTNINDIGKLLVRHNYAYNPQKPIESVPSRAFSGIIIDARGAFPVHGEYVKSEVYACFFPQIWDDQMNSIFEKNIVSPSIVTSKGVVGYHYSDDVADYEDRVGSDPLYIKASQVYGRNRTDPVIKHRDALKILTVPENIKLLQEGKVVILLDKDNLIYEISVPEKTPAYYVKYDAVKQYFYENKIPGVTISDTSIGFMFDVNLRFYPDSPELLPDEKGRIELIAEKLKEILEDEGYSILIEGHTADVGKPVGQLNLSIERTRTVMTALIDEGIDEKIFTYKGYGGTMPIADNDTEAGRAQNRRVRIIARPRATYIQRDWN, encoded by the coding sequence ATGTCCAAAACGTTCACTGCCCTCGCAGGTGTTATTCTTTTTGCATTTTCACCACTTTCTGCTCAGGCGGCACAGCAATATGACACTAAGATAGAAGCAATCAGCTCTATCAACTGGATTACAAAAGAATTCGCCACAAATATTTCTCTGGACGCTAATAAAGCAAATATTCAGATGCCGTCTGGAAAAAAGGTTGCTTCAACCTACATAAAATCTAAAATGCTTCCTTTAATTCAGCCGCCGCTGCTTTCTCTTTTTGAGAACTCAGAGAATGACCTTTCTGAAGCAGTAATTAACGAAGACCTCTCTCTTGATCAGGTTTACAGTTTTATTATGGGTGGACACAAAACTCCGGATGTTTTTTCTAAAGACCTCAAATACTTAAATACTACAAACACAACAAATATAAATGATATAGGCAAACTCCTTGTCCGACATAATTATGCCTATAATCCTCAAAAGCCGATTGAATCAGTTCCTTCAAGAGCTTTCAGCGGAATTATTATTGATGCCCGCGGAGCATTTCCTGTGCATGGTGAATATGTAAAGAGTGAAGTTTACGCCTGTTTCTTCCCTCAGATCTGGGATGATCAGATGAACAGCATTTTTGAAAAAAACATTGTTTCACCATCAATTGTCACTTCAAAGGGTGTTGTAGGCTATCACTATTCTGATGATGTAGCTGATTACGAAGACCGAGTTGGTTCAGATCCGCTTTATATAAAGGCTTCTCAGGTTTATGGACGAAACCGCACAGACCCTGTTATTAAGCACCGCGATGCGCTGAAAATCCTCACAGTTCCAGAAAATATAAAACTTTTGCAGGAAGGCAAGGTTGTTATTCTTCTTGATAAGGACAACCTGATTTATGAAATTTCTGTACCGGAAAAGACACCTGCTTACTATGTAAAATACGATGCAGTAAAACAATATTTCTACGAAAACAAAATTCCTGGTGTTACAATCTCAGATACAAGCATCGGCTTTATGTTTGATGTAAATCTCCGCTTCTACCCTGACTCACCTGAACTTCTTCCAGATGAAAAAGGCCGCATTGAACTGATTGCAGAAAAACTCAAAGAGATTCTTGAAGATGAAGGCTATTCTATTCTGATTGAAGGACACACTGCCGATGTAGGAAAACCTGTAGGCCAGTTGAATCTTTCCATCGAACGAACACGTACCGTAATGACTGCACTTATAGATGAAGGAATTGATGAAAAGATTTTCACCTACAAAGGATATGGTGGAACAATGCCGATTGCAGACAATGACACAGAAGCCGGCCGCGCCCAGAACCGCCGCGTAAGAATTATTGCACGCCCTCGCGCAACTTATATTCAGCGTGACTGGAACTAG